The following proteins are encoded in a genomic region of Oncorhynchus keta strain PuntledgeMale-10-30-2019 chromosome 35, Oket_V2, whole genome shotgun sequence:
- the ptger2a gene encoding prostaglandin E receptor 2a (subtype EP2) isoform X2 — MANDTENDPCHSNLHIDKGNPRISAIMFSAGVIGNLAALILLEIRRRKYQSRQRLSLFHVLVTTLVVTDLMGTCLVSPFVLAAYSLNTTIIAMFNTEPPAMCEYFGFCMTFFSLATLFLLFAMALERCLSIGYPYFYGRHITKRCGYITIPFIYLVCAVFCIMPFLGFGDYVQYCPGTWCFIDMNPLMPEDRVYPVLYATVMLILVLSVAACNAFVVYHLVLMYRRRKLNGGSVTTRSKKDRRVLSMSEEVEHLIVLVFMTVIFMICSLPLVSNTVCPKRILR, encoded by the exons ATGGCAAATGACACAGAGAATGACCCATGCCACAGCAATCTGCACATTGACAAGGGGAACCCGCGCATCAGCGCGATCATGTTCTCCGCCGGAGTGATAGGGAACTTGGCCGCTTTGATCCTTTTGGAGATCCGCCGCAGGAAGTACCAGAGCCGGCAGCGACTGTCGCTCTTTCACGTTCTGGTCACCACGCTGGTCGTCACGGACCTGATGGGAACCTGTCTGGTCAGCCCTTTCGTTCTGGCTGCCTATTCCTTAAACACCACCATTATTGCTATGTTTAACACTGAACCTCCTGCAATGTGTGAGTATTTTGGATTCTGTATGACTTTTTTCAGCTTGGCCACTTTATTTCTCCTCTTCGCCATGGCGCTCGAGCGATGCCTCTCAATTGGCTACCCCTACTTCTACGGGCGGCACATCACTAAACGTTGTGGATACATCACCATTCCTTTCATCTATTTAGTTTGCGCGGTGTTTTGCATCATGCCATTTTTGGGTTTCGGGGACTACGTGCAGTATTGCCCGGGGACGTGGTGCTTCATTGACATGAATCCGTTAATGCCCGAAGACCGTGTTTACCCAGTCCTGTACGCAACTGTTATGCTCATTTTAGTCCTTTCTGTAGCGGCTTGTAACGCCTTTGTCGTTTATCACCTGGTTTTGATGTACCGGAGGCGCAAACTAAACGGGGGATCCGTGACAACTCGGAGTAAGAAGGACCGGAGAGTCCTCTCCATGTCCGAAGAGGTCGAGCATCTCATCGTACTGGTGTTCATGACGGTGATATTCATGATTTGCTCCCTTCCTCTGGTG TCGAACACTGTGTGCCCGAAGAGGATTCTACGATGA